One segment of Streptomyces sp. NBC_00576 DNA contains the following:
- a CDS encoding AfsR/SARP family transcriptional regulator, which translates to MGDIPAVPRVPAQRDPRDTPVRPPADSPADSPAALRFSVLGPVRAWRDEEPLPTGSPQQRALLAALLLREGRTATAAELIDALWGDEPPSQALAAVRTYASRLRKVLGAWVLVSESGGYAIRSLAEGALDLTVAQELSTEAEKAKSAGNLCHARDVLNQALELWDGKPLAGLPGPYAEAQRARLEEWLLQLLESRLDMDLEQGCHAESVSELTALTAEHPLRERLRELLMLALYRSGRQAEALAVYADTRRLLADELGVDPRPGLKELQQRILQADPGLAEPSAPLAPEPAPALVRPAQLPATVPDFTGRTAFVSELSKVLASASSASSAQGRVMAVSALAGIGGVGKTTLAVHVAHQARSAFPDGQLYIDLQGAGTQASEPETVLGAFLRALGTADSAIPDSLEERAALYRSVLDGRRVLVLLDNARDAAQVRPLLPGTEGCAALVTSRVRMVDLAGAHLVDLDVMSPEEALQLFTKIVGEERVAAERKAALDVVAACGFLPLAIRIAASRLAARRTWTVSVLAEKLGDERRRLDELQAGDLAVKATFELGYGALDRQQARAFRLLGLADGPDISLAAAAAVLDLPVDDAEEVLESLVDTSLLESAAPGRYRYHDLVRLYARSCAERDEHPPGERASAMSRLLDFYLATVAATYRIQRPEDKLVDHLEHAEYPGLTFADSHAAQDWVHAEAVCVLACVRQSATRPDTLRRAADVLWAAVELAESGTNSKEYEAVAAIVRDAAREAGSPRTEARALTTLAFVHHVSGSLFDAAVQESERATELALAADDQYTACWSSNISGVVALYQSRHDAGEAHFTRAIESYRAFADRPGEASALCNLSRIHLATGRTDSAVALAQQGTAMYDAMGHTVRGANGRYALGLALTQSGQLTEAAGHLDEALRVFRDSRQRLWEGMTLFRLAEVDLAATRSARAAANAEQALTVLRGIGGEWRRGNVLTVLGRALHGVGQLDRAQVCWQDALGIFESLEAPEADTVRGLLGRATRTNC; encoded by the coding sequence ATGGGTGACATACCGGCTGTACCGCGGGTGCCGGCACAGCGGGATCCCAGGGATACGCCGGTGAGACCCCCGGCAGACTCTCCGGCTGATTCCCCGGCGGCGCTGCGCTTCAGCGTGCTCGGACCGGTGCGGGCCTGGCGCGACGAGGAGCCTCTGCCCACCGGATCCCCGCAGCAACGGGCGCTGCTGGCCGCGCTGTTGCTGCGCGAGGGCCGGACGGCGACGGCCGCCGAGCTGATCGACGCGCTGTGGGGCGACGAACCGCCGTCGCAGGCGCTGGCGGCGGTACGGACGTACGCGTCACGGCTGCGGAAGGTGCTGGGCGCCTGGGTGCTGGTGAGCGAGTCCGGCGGGTACGCGATCCGTTCGCTCGCGGAGGGCGCGCTGGATCTGACGGTGGCGCAGGAACTGTCCACGGAGGCGGAGAAGGCCAAGAGCGCCGGAAATCTGTGCCATGCCCGGGACGTCCTCAACCAGGCGCTGGAGTTGTGGGACGGCAAGCCGCTGGCGGGCCTCCCGGGTCCGTACGCGGAGGCGCAGCGGGCCCGGCTGGAGGAGTGGCTCCTCCAACTCCTCGAATCCCGGCTCGACATGGACCTCGAACAGGGCTGCCACGCCGAGTCGGTCAGCGAGTTGACCGCCCTCACGGCCGAACACCCCCTCCGTGAGCGCCTGCGCGAACTGCTGATGCTGGCGCTGTACCGCAGCGGCCGGCAGGCCGAGGCCCTGGCGGTGTACGCGGACACGCGCCGCCTCCTCGCCGACGAACTCGGCGTCGACCCCCGCCCCGGCCTCAAGGAGCTGCAGCAGCGCATCCTCCAGGCGGACCCCGGGCTCGCCGAACCCTCCGCCCCGCTCGCCCCCGAACCGGCCCCCGCACTCGTCCGGCCCGCCCAACTCCCCGCCACGGTCCCGGACTTCACGGGCCGTACGGCCTTCGTCTCCGAGCTGAGCAAGGTCCTGGCATCCGCATCGTCGGCTTCGTCGGCACAGGGCCGAGTGATGGCCGTGTCCGCGCTGGCCGGTATCGGCGGCGTGGGCAAGACGACGCTCGCCGTCCATGTGGCCCACCAGGCCCGATCCGCCTTCCCCGACGGGCAGTTGTACATCGACCTCCAGGGCGCCGGCACCCAGGCCTCCGAGCCGGAGACGGTCCTCGGCGCCTTCCTGCGCGCCCTCGGAACGGCCGACTCGGCGATCCCGGACTCCCTGGAGGAGCGCGCGGCCCTGTACCGCTCGGTACTGGACGGCCGCCGGGTCCTGGTCCTGCTGGACAACGCCCGCGACGCCGCCCAGGTACGTCCACTGCTGCCGGGCACGGAGGGCTGCGCGGCCCTGGTCACCTCCCGGGTACGGATGGTGGACCTGGCCGGCGCCCACCTCGTCGACCTGGACGTCATGTCCCCCGAGGAGGCCCTGCAGCTGTTCACGAAGATCGTGGGCGAGGAGCGGGTCGCCGCGGAGCGCAAGGCCGCCCTGGACGTGGTGGCGGCCTGCGGTTTCCTGCCGCTGGCGATCAGGATCGCGGCGTCCCGGCTGGCGGCGCGCAGGACGTGGACGGTGTCCGTCCTGGCGGAGAAGCTGGGCGACGAACGCCGCCGCCTGGACGAACTCCAGGCCGGCGACCTCGCGGTGAAGGCGACCTTCGAACTCGGCTACGGCGCCCTGGACCGCCAACAGGCCCGCGCGTTCCGGCTGTTGGGCCTGGCGGACGGCCCCGACATATCCCTCGCGGCGGCAGCGGCCGTACTGGACCTGCCGGTTGACGACGCGGAAGAGGTCCTCGAATCCCTGGTCGACACCTCGCTGCTGGAATCGGCGGCGCCGGGCCGCTATCGCTACCACGACCTCGTACGACTCTACGCGCGTTCCTGCGCCGAACGGGACGAACACCCGCCTGGTGAACGGGCGTCGGCCATGTCACGCCTCCTCGACTTCTACCTCGCGACGGTCGCCGCGACCTACCGGATCCAGCGCCCCGAGGACAAACTCGTCGACCACCTGGAGCATGCGGAGTATCCCGGGCTGACCTTCGCCGACAGCCACGCTGCGCAGGACTGGGTGCACGCGGAGGCGGTGTGCGTGCTGGCCTGCGTACGCCAGTCCGCGACCCGGCCGGACACACTGCGCCGCGCCGCCGACGTGCTCTGGGCGGCGGTCGAACTGGCCGAGTCCGGCACCAACTCCAAGGAGTACGAGGCGGTCGCGGCGATCGTGCGGGACGCGGCCCGGGAGGCCGGCTCCCCCCGTACGGAGGCCCGCGCCCTCACCACCCTGGCCTTCGTGCACCATGTCTCCGGGAGCCTCTTCGACGCGGCCGTCCAGGAGTCCGAGCGGGCAACGGAGTTGGCGCTCGCGGCAGACGACCAGTACACCGCCTGCTGGTCGTCCAACATCAGCGGCGTCGTCGCGCTCTACCAGAGCCGGCACGACGCGGGCGAGGCCCACTTCACCCGCGCCATCGAGAGCTACCGCGCCTTCGCCGACCGACCCGGCGAGGCGAGCGCCCTGTGCAACCTGTCCCGCATCCACCTCGCCACGGGCCGCACCGACAGCGCGGTCGCTCTCGCCCAGCAGGGCACGGCGATGTACGACGCGATGGGCCACACGGTCAGAGGGGCCAACGGCCGCTACGCGCTCGGCCTGGCGCTCACCCAGAGCGGCCAGTTGACGGAGGCCGCCGGTCATCTCGACGAGGCCCTGCGGGTGTTCCGGGACAGCAGGCAGCGCCTGTGGGAGGGCATGACCCTGTTCCGCCTCGCCGAGGTCGATCTCGCGGCGACCCGCTCGGCCCGCGCGGCGGCCAACGCCGAGCAGGCGCTGACGGTACTGCGCGGCATCGGCGGCGAATGGCGACGCGGCAACGTCCTCACGGTCCTCGGCCGCGCCCTGCACGGCGTAGGTCAACTGGACCGCGCCCAGGTGTGCTGGCAGGACGCGCTCGGCATCTTCGAGTCGCTGGAGGCGCCGGAGGCGGACACGGTACGGGGGCTGCTGGGGCGGGCAACGCGCACGAACTGCTGA